One Spirochaetota bacterium DNA window includes the following coding sequences:
- a CDS encoding thioredoxin family protein, with product MKQWIVSILLIFLSVTIACKQNNNDAQTQQNTTVENTVVAETKDNAIVTFVEIGSVNCIPCRMMQPVMKKVEEKYGSKVKIVFYDVWTQEGAPYAQKFGIRVIPTQVFLDKDGKEFFRHEGYFPFEAIDELLQKQGLKP from the coding sequence ATGAAACAGTGGATTGTTTCTATACTATTGATTTTCTTATCAGTAACTATCGCCTGTAAACAAAATAATAATGATGCACAAACACAGCAAAACACAACAGTAGAAAATACTGTAGTGGCTGAAACAAAGGATAACGCTATAGTAACATTTGTTGAAATAGGCTCGGTTAATTGTATCCCATGCCGTATGATGCAACCAGTCATGAAAAAAGTTGAAGAAAAATATGGCAGCAAGGTAAAAATTGTTTTTTATGATGTATGGACACAGGAAGGGGCACCGTATGCTCAAAAGTTTGGCATACGCGTAATCCCAACACAGGTGTTTCTGGACAAAGATGGCAAAGAATTTTTTCGCCATGAGGGGTATTTCCCTTTTGAAGCTATAGATGAGCTTTTACAAAAACAGGGGTTAAAGCCATGA
- a CDS encoding putative zinc-binding protein, producing MDCCGGGTVLLYSCSGAADVGCIADRVTRILSKEKVGRMTCLAGVGARHSGFIASAQGADRNIVIDGCPVACAQKGLEAIGVTPEVYNLANYGCKKGETPVNEEIIEEIALRIKEDILNYQSVSVRIAEDEGSGGCSCSSC from the coding sequence ATGGACTGTTGTGGTGGCGGTACTGTACTGTTATATTCATGTTCTGGTGCGGCTGATGTTGGCTGTATAGCTGACAGGGTTACCCGGATCCTTTCAAAAGAAAAGGTTGGAAGGATGACCTGTCTGGCAGGAGTTGGTGCACGCCATTCAGGGTTTATTGCTTCAGCACAGGGGGCAGATCGCAATATAGTCATTGATGGCTGTCCTGTTGCCTGTGCACAGAAAGGGCTGGAGGCTATAGGTGTTACACCCGAAGTATATAATTTGGCCAATTATGGTTGCAAAAAAGGTGAAACTCCCGTCAATGAAGAGATAATTGAGGAGATAGCACTGCGTATTAAAGAAGATATACTAAATTACCAATCAGTGTCTGTCAGAATAGCGGAAGATGAAGGATCTGGCGGCTGTTCATGTAGTAGTTGTTGA
- a CDS encoding thioredoxin family protein codes for MKKFEILGTGCPKCNMLQNLTEQAAKELGLQYEIKKVTDVKQIMNYGVMITPALVVDGQVKVAGKIPTLDEIKKLIQ; via the coding sequence ATGAAGAAGTTTGAAATTCTGGGTACCGGTTGCCCAAAGTGCAACATGTTGCAAAATTTAACCGAACAGGCTGCAAAGGAGTTAGGTTTGCAGTATGAAATAAAAAAGGTTACTGACGTCAAGCAGATAATGAACTATGGTGTGATGATTACACCCGCGCTTGTTGTTGATGGACAGGTTAAGGTGGCTGGAAAAATCCCAACACTGGATGAAATCAAAAAGTTAATCCAGTAA
- a CDS encoding permease codes for MDWKTELKKLLYIVAAFLVFYYLPIGNPRFDNAVFEALHLTKWYAQEHVLFCLVPAFFIAGAIAAFVSQNSVMKYLGATAPKLLAYGVASVSGTILAVCSCTVLPLFAGIYTMGAGLGPATAFLYSGPAINVLAIILTARVLGLEIGIARALGAILFSVVIGALMYLIFRKEEIEKANAMMGSPEPQTPRPLWQTVIYFFLMVAILVFANWGKPATQEGLWYTIFSYKWEITGISSLLFGLTLGAWFGVKWWKVLVSIIVVGVLGFLFPHEPMIAFAAGVVALTLITATEKGEMETWLEQTWSFAKQILPLLLGGVLVAGFLLGRPGHEGIIPSEWVSVAVGGNSVFANFFSSLVGAFMYFATLTEVPILQGLLGSGMGYGPALALLLAGPALSLPNMLVIRSVIGTKKTVIYVSLVVVMATITGLVFGMMYS; via the coding sequence ATGGACTGGAAGACTGAGTTAAAGAAGTTGCTGTATATAGTTGCAGCATTTCTTGTTTTTTACTATCTGCCAATTGGCAATCCGCGTTTTGACAATGCTGTATTTGAGGCATTGCACCTGACAAAGTGGTATGCACAGGAACATGTTCTTTTTTGTCTGGTGCCTGCATTTTTTATTGCAGGAGCTATTGCAGCGTTTGTCAGTCAAAACAGTGTAATGAAATATTTGGGGGCCACCGCACCTAAGTTACTGGCATATGGTGTGGCATCGGTTTCGGGAACCATACTGGCCGTGTGTTCGTGTACGGTGCTTCCGCTTTTTGCAGGCATCTATACTATGGGCGCAGGGTTGGGGCCTGCAACAGCTTTCTTATATTCAGGACCTGCTATCAATGTGCTTGCAATTATTCTTACTGCGCGAGTGTTAGGGCTTGAAATAGGTATTGCGCGTGCTTTGGGTGCAATCCTTTTCAGTGTGGTCATTGGTGCGCTTATGTATCTCATATTCAGAAAAGAGGAAATAGAAAAAGCCAATGCCATGATGGGAAGCCCTGAGCCCCAAACACCGCGCCCACTGTGGCAAACGGTTATCTATTTCTTTTTGATGGTGGCAATACTGGTATTTGCAAACTGGGGAAAACCTGCAACACAGGAGGGTCTATGGTACACTATTTTTAGCTATAAATGGGAAATTACCGGCATATCATCGTTGTTATTTGGGCTAACACTTGGTGCATGGTTTGGCGTGAAGTGGTGGAAGGTGCTGGTTTCTATCATTGTCGTTGGTGTTTTAGGATTTCTATTTCCCCATGAGCCTATGATAGCATTTGCTGCAGGAGTTGTTGCACTCACACTAATTACTGCTACTGAAAAAGGCGAAATGGAAACGTGGCTAGAGCAAACATGGTCATTTGCAAAACAGATACTGCCGCTTCTTTTAGGTGGTGTCCTTGTTGCGGGGTTCCTGTTAGGCCGTCCTGGGCATGAGGGGATAATTCCATCAGAGTGGGTTAGTGTTGCTGTTGGTGGTAATTCCGTATTTGCTAACTTCTTTTCTTCTTTAGTAGGTGCATTCATGTATTTTGCTACCCTCACCGAGGTACCTATTTTGCAGGGATTACTTGGCAGTGGTATGGGATATGGTCCCGCATTAGCATTGCTTTTAGCTGGTCCTGCGTTGTCACTTCCCAATATGCTTGTTATACGCAGTGTTATAGGTACCAAAAAGACTGTTATCTATGTATCGCTGGTGGTGGTTATGGCAACCATCACAGGACTTGTGTTTGGAATGATGTATTCATAG
- a CDS encoding metalloregulator ArsR/SmtB family transcription factor — protein sequence MDPLLRQKYETRATIMKALAHPSRLVMVEELEKGPRCVCELQQLVGADLSTVSKHLSVMKNAGLVYDIKQGTTVYYHLKTPCVLDFIGCVDRVIEFNAAHQVKIAQCCSKTKRIKL from the coding sequence ATGGACCCACTGTTAAGACAAAAGTATGAAACACGTGCTACAATCATGAAGGCACTGGCGCATCCAAGTAGACTTGTGATGGTGGAGGAGCTTGAAAAAGGACCCCGATGCGTGTGTGAGCTGCAACAGCTTGTAGGTGCAGACTTGTCAACGGTATCCAAACATTTATCGGTGATGAAAAATGCAGGGCTGGTGTATGATATAAAGCAGGGCACAACAGTATATTATCATCTGAAAACTCCCTGCGTTTTAGATTTTATTGGGTGTGTAGATAGAGTTATTGAATTTAATGCGGCACATCAGGTTAAGATTGCGCAATGTTGTAGTAAAACGAAGCGCATAAAATTGTAG
- a CDS encoding efflux RND transporter permease subunit — MNLTNESIKRPVAITVLIFAAIVIGIFGFTQLPVNLLPDITYPLVKVYVTWRGATPEEIEDNVAEVIEPRMATVDNLDYLESQCTDSLYTLLVNFDYAADRDIAYQDVTAKMGLVKKKLPADAEEPLIIKADPSQLPVIDLLVVSQKMDLVSLRLWVENELQKYFATVEGTAGTEVTGGLLREIRVIVNPHKMQALGITVDSLMKVLRDANIELSAGRITGETKEFSVRTMGRFTSINDIKNVILKRDEYGGYVYLRDIAQVIDTHDVQRIITRLNGHEGVKLSIFKQANANTVQVGQRIKQKIQELQSILPSDVSMKIIYNQADYIRAAVSGVRDAAVIAALLVIMVTWFFLSGWRRILIVTLSIPLPLLLTFFSMNILGYSLNILSLGGLVIAITVILDQTVVVLENITRLQEEGAANFIEEGANQVNVALAFATFTFMALFLPFLMVPGLVSLLFHELIITVALSIGFSMLVALTVTPMLANRLLFEFTTVPEMTKTLITSNTAKESKAPLRDKFMHNLTQWYQVRLQSALEHRYRILIVTIVIFILGVIFLNFVGTEFLPKADDGMITAKVKMPIGTSMQQTFQVVKNIENEVLKLPDVETAFSLAGGKIWGLVTSEVANEGEVDIQLIPGNKRKITTDEFVEKYGDQLRKAARYPGAKVKVFHSKMKGIRQIGEFDVEVEIRAPKTVAVKDMAITAQSIINRIKDIKGLTNIDISLDVTKPEYHILVNRDKVSDLGISVNQIATTARMLIDGLIATYYFDSGYYYPVRVVLGEEQFKGKIDIGNIPLFTVGGFPIYISSIGTVERSQGPVEIDRIDQMRLIKVTASVVGESVGDVNNEIQKRLSDFSLPSGWNISMGAQARMMSENFKSLLIIITLALFFAYVILAIQFESFGIPFLLLIRIPLSLAGISVIMFLTNTPIGVTVLIGVVILSGMELIHGVVLITFIRELEQKEGSIEKAIILASGLRLRPILMTVFVGIFGLLPLAMGWGEGTELLQPMAIADIGGLIYSLFLTFFFMPVAYYMMHKTRN; from the coding sequence ATGAATTTAACTAATGAATCAATAAAACGGCCGGTTGCAATTACTGTATTAATATTTGCGGCGATAGTTATTGGCATCTTTGGTTTTACTCAATTGCCAGTTAATTTGCTTCCTGATATTACATATCCTCTGGTTAAGGTTTATGTTACCTGGCGTGGTGCAACACCAGAAGAAATTGAGGATAATGTTGCTGAAGTAATTGAGCCAAGAATGGCTACAGTTGATAATCTGGATTATCTGGAATCACAGTGTACTGATAGCTTATATACGCTACTGGTTAACTTTGATTATGCAGCAGATAGGGATATTGCATATCAGGATGTTACTGCAAAAATGGGGCTTGTTAAGAAAAAACTCCCGGCAGATGCTGAAGAACCTCTTATTATAAAAGCTGATCCTTCGCAACTACCTGTTATAGATTTACTGGTAGTATCACAAAAAATGGATCTTGTTTCATTACGATTATGGGTGGAAAATGAATTGCAAAAATATTTTGCCACTGTGGAGGGAACAGCAGGTACGGAAGTTACCGGTGGTCTGCTACGGGAAATCAGAGTTATCGTAAATCCCCATAAAATGCAAGCTCTGGGAATAACTGTTGATTCGTTAATGAAAGTTCTCCGGGATGCTAATATTGAATTGTCTGCCGGGCGCATAACTGGCGAAACCAAGGAATTTAGCGTACGTACAATGGGCAGGTTTACCAGTATCAATGATATAAAAAATGTAATTTTGAAACGTGATGAATATGGTGGCTATGTTTATTTGCGGGATATTGCACAGGTTATAGATACACATGATGTACAGCGCATTATTACCAGATTGAATGGGCATGAAGGGGTAAAACTTTCAATTTTTAAGCAAGCCAATGCTAATACAGTTCAAGTTGGGCAGCGTATTAAACAAAAGATTCAAGAATTACAATCTATACTACCATCTGATGTATCAATGAAAATTATATATAACCAGGCAGATTATATTCGTGCAGCCGTATCTGGCGTAAGAGATGCAGCAGTGATTGCGGCCTTACTGGTTATAATGGTGACGTGGTTTTTCTTAAGTGGATGGAGGAGAATACTGATTGTAACATTGTCTATTCCGTTGCCCTTGTTGTTAACCTTTTTTTCAATGAATATTCTTGGGTATTCTCTTAATATTCTATCATTGGGTGGCTTGGTTATAGCCATTACGGTTATTCTTGATCAAACTGTTGTTGTTCTTGAAAATATTACGCGATTACAGGAAGAGGGTGCTGCAAACTTTATTGAAGAAGGTGCAAATCAGGTTAACGTGGCACTTGCATTTGCTACTTTTACATTCATGGCATTATTTCTTCCATTCCTTATGGTACCAGGTCTTGTATCCCTCCTATTCCATGAGCTTATTATTACCGTGGCACTATCAATTGGCTTTTCTATGCTTGTAGCTTTGACTGTAACTCCTATGCTTGCAAACCGCTTATTATTTGAATTTACTACTGTTCCAGAAATGACAAAAACATTAATAACCAGTAATACTGCAAAAGAGTCTAAAGCACCACTTCGTGATAAGTTCATGCATAATCTGACACAATGGTATCAGGTTAGGTTACAATCTGCTCTTGAACACCGTTACAGAATTCTAATTGTTACTATCGTGATTTTTATACTGGGCGTAATCTTTTTAAATTTTGTAGGTACTGAATTTTTGCCCAAAGCAGATGATGGCATGATTACAGCAAAAGTTAAAATGCCAATTGGAACTTCAATGCAACAAACCTTTCAGGTAGTAAAAAATATTGAAAATGAAGTATTAAAACTTCCGGATGTTGAAACAGCATTTTCATTGGCAGGTGGGAAAATATGGGGGCTTGTTACTTCTGAGGTTGCAAATGAAGGAGAAGTGGATATACAGTTAATACCGGGTAATAAACGAAAAATCACTACAGATGAATTTGTTGAAAAATATGGTGATCAGTTGCGAAAAGCTGCAAGATATCCGGGTGCAAAGGTAAAGGTTTTTCATTCAAAGATGAAAGGTATTCGACAGATAGGTGAATTTGATGTTGAAGTTGAAATTAGAGCACCAAAGACTGTTGCTGTAAAGGACATGGCAATAACTGCACAGTCAATTATCAACAGAATAAAAGATATAAAAGGGCTAACAAATATTGATATTTCGCTGGATGTAACAAAGCCCGAGTATCATATACTGGTAAACAGGGATAAAGTGTCTGATCTTGGAATTTCTGTTAATCAAATAGCTACCACAGCAAGAATGCTGATAGATGGATTAATTGCAACATATTATTTTGATAGTGGGTATTATTATCCTGTCCGTGTAGTATTAGGTGAAGAGCAGTTTAAAGGCAAGATTGACATTGGTAATATTCCCCTTTTTACTGTTGGTGGATTTCCAATTTATATATCCAGTATTGGTACAGTTGAGCGATCACAGGGACCGGTAGAAATTGACCGAATAGATCAGATGAGGCTTATTAAAGTAACTGCATCGGTTGTTGGAGAAAGTGTTGGAGATGTAAACAATGAAATTCAGAAGCGCTTGAGTGATTTCTCATTGCCTTCAGGATGGAATATATCAATGGGTGCTCAGGCACGAATGATGAGTGAAAATTTTAAAAGTTTGCTGATCATTATTACATTGGCATTATTCTTTGCGTATGTTATTCTTGCAATTCAATTTGAATCGTTTGGCATTCCATTTCTATTACTAATACGAATACCTCTTTCATTGGCAGGAATTTCTGTTATTATGTTTTTAACCAATACGCCAATTGGAGTAACCGTATTGATTGGAGTTGTAATTTTATCAGGGATGGAACTTATTCATGGAGTAGTGTTGATAACTTTCATACGTGAGCTTGAACAAAAAGAAGGATCAATAGAAAAAGCTATTATACTGGCATCAGGGCTTCGTTTGCGCCCAATCCTCATGACAGTTTTTGTGGGTATATTTGGATTACTGCCTCTTGCTATGGGATGGGGTGAAGGAACTGAATTATTACAACCAATGGCCATAGCAGATATTGGTGGGTTAATATACTCATTATTTCTAACATTCTTCTTTATGCCAGTAGCATATTATATGATGCATAAAACTAGGAATTGA
- a CDS encoding efflux RND transporter periplasmic adaptor subunit, translating into MKRFVIVIVIIALFFISGCEKKSKQEEKIIPVKTITVKPGEIFSYVSVLGNVDSKTHTWVKATAEGFVKSLSVKEGSYVHEGQIVCYILPVDSQNMLGQAQLEYNTAKREYENADESNKEIAKARYEEAQKMLQSSYSLYKPVPCVSPVSGTVLSKTIENGSMVGLKQNLVEIADLNKLIIRASLPEELISKVHIGNTVVVRVPNDSQEIQLKGRISIITYGINPMSKTAGVEINISSNPILKPGMTSVVDFVTDHKSQTIVVPVESVLLDYQGNKKVFIVKDGKAVEKTVITGIESNTKIEILQGLSFGDELVVLGQENCKNGMKVKVMKQKQGNTEKKKI; encoded by the coding sequence ATGAAGCGGTTTGTTATTGTTATTGTCATTATTGCATTATTTTTTATAAGCGGATGCGAAAAGAAATCAAAGCAAGAAGAAAAGATAATTCCAGTTAAAACAATTACAGTAAAACCGGGGGAAATTTTTAGCTATGTTTCTGTTTTGGGGAATGTTGATTCTAAAACACATACATGGGTTAAGGCAACAGCCGAAGGTTTTGTAAAATCTCTCTCTGTGAAAGAAGGTTCGTATGTCCATGAAGGGCAGATAGTATGTTATATCCTACCAGTTGATTCTCAAAACATGTTGGGACAGGCTCAGCTTGAATATAATACTGCTAAGCGGGAATATGAGAATGCAGACGAATCAAATAAAGAAATAGCAAAAGCTCGATATGAAGAAGCACAAAAAATGCTCCAGTCATCGTATAGTCTTTACAAACCAGTACCATGTGTAAGCCCAGTAAGCGGAACTGTTCTTTCAAAAACAATAGAAAATGGTTCAATGGTAGGTTTAAAACAAAATCTTGTTGAAATAGCCGATTTGAACAAATTAATAATACGGGCGTCATTACCTGAAGAACTGATTTCAAAAGTTCATATTGGTAATACTGTAGTAGTCAGGGTGCCAAATGACAGCCAGGAAATACAATTAAAAGGTAGAATATCCATTATCACATATGGTATTAATCCAATGTCAAAAACAGCTGGTGTTGAAATCAACATATCTTCAAACCCCATTTTAAAACCTGGTATGACCAGCGTTGTTGATTTTGTCACAGATCATAAATCCCAAACCATTGTTGTTCCTGTTGAGTCAGTATTGTTAGATTATCAGGGAAACAAAAAAGTATTTATTGTAAAAGATGGTAAAGCTGTGGAGAAGACTGTTATAACAGGAATAGAGTCCAATACTAAAATTGAAATACTACAGGGATTATCATTTGGTGATGAGCTTGTTGTATTGGGACAAGAAAACTGTAAAAATGGCATGAAAGTAAAAGTGATGAAACAAAAACAGGGAAATACTGAAAAAAAGAAAATTTAA
- a CDS encoding TolC family protein: MDTTLNESLIHICQIYIKNFFITVFCFFVLTHSAIAGEKRFTIDECVSLGLKNNNDLKLQHNKVEEVRYKYYQMIASYLPQIDASLVYKKYDQLPLTQKEIAGVQKIGERPGFEDYFAGVMLSQVIFSGQKYYQIKALKTAYEYEITKYDVMLLNTKLTIAKAFYEQLRSNYAVTIQKELTDKLQNQKVITDLLYRGGKLTNIDLLKVQTQLAISIDALENLKNLAYSKALMLGQVLGTDEPVYAQHELIPPPDNYFDVSQCYSLPKNHPELKIAQLLKEKSDFEKEQAYSTLMPTVYFNANYYREESKFFPGYPNWYVGFIATMPLFHGGSIYTEIKQAHARYDQVTESLRKTEIELGVRYQAALAMLKDRKNRILTTQKALDLASESLIASELKYQIGKLTTIELLDAHIIWNNAYLSFINGLIDYYIACEEMKYLCTETIKDKEK, encoded by the coding sequence ATGGATACAACATTGAATGAGTCATTGATACATATTTGCCAAATATATATAAAAAATTTCTTTATAACGGTATTCTGTTTTTTTGTATTAACTCATAGTGCAATTGCTGGTGAAAAACGGTTTACTATTGATGAGTGCGTTTCTCTAGGATTGAAAAATAATAATGACCTGAAACTTCAGCACAATAAAGTTGAAGAAGTACGTTATAAATATTATCAGATGATTGCCTCATATCTGCCACAGATTGATGCCAGCCTTGTATATAAAAAATACGATCAGCTCCCATTAACGCAAAAAGAAATTGCTGGCGTGCAAAAGATTGGTGAAAGACCAGGTTTTGAAGACTATTTTGCAGGAGTAATGTTGAGTCAGGTAATCTTTTCTGGTCAAAAATATTATCAAATTAAGGCATTAAAGACAGCCTATGAATATGAGATAACGAAGTATGATGTTATGCTTTTAAATACAAAACTTACAATAGCTAAAGCGTTTTATGAACAATTGCGCAGCAACTATGCAGTAACAATCCAGAAGGAGTTGACCGATAAACTCCAGAACCAAAAAGTTATAACAGATTTATTATATAGAGGTGGCAAGCTTACAAATATAGATCTTTTAAAAGTGCAAACACAATTGGCCATATCTATAGATGCATTGGAAAATTTAAAAAATCTAGCATATTCCAAAGCCTTGATGTTGGGGCAGGTACTGGGAACAGATGAACCTGTATATGCTCAACATGAACTGATACCTCCACCAGATAATTACTTTGATGTATCGCAATGTTACTCACTTCCCAAAAATCATCCTGAACTCAAGATTGCGCAATTATTAAAAGAGAAATCTGATTTTGAAAAAGAACAGGCATACAGCACATTAATGCCAACAGTATATTTTAATGCCAATTACTATAGAGAAGAATCAAAATTCTTTCCAGGGTATCCAAACTGGTATGTTGGATTTATTGCAACAATGCCCCTTTTTCATGGTGGAAGCATTTATACTGAAATAAAACAGGCACATGCACGGTATGATCAGGTTACTGAGTCATTACGAAAAACCGAGATAGAATTAGGAGTGCGATATCAGGCTGCCTTAGCAATGCTCAAAGACAGAAAAAACAGGATATTAACAACTCAGAAAGCCCTTGATCTGGCAAGTGAATCACTCATTGCATCTGAGTTAAAATATCAAATAGGTAAATTAACAACAATTGAACTTCTTGATGCACATATTATATGGAATAATGCATACCTATCTTTCATAAATGGTTTGATAGATTATTATATTGCCTGTGAGGAGATGAAATATCTTTGTACAGAAACTATAAAAGATAAGGAGAAATAA
- a CDS encoding M28 family peptidase translates to MNKKTLNSLTRYAFTIVKTIITTIGPRPSCSDESHVTARIFEILYRAYCHRSQLQSFTTHPAAFLGFLTLVPWIYNASVICLILHWYGIAALGFTVANIIASHQFIFYKGTFDFMYPSKKGYNAIGIINPKKEVRQQIIISGHHDSAYEFTFMRTTPRLYRIRVASIILSMVLSLVIGWLIVVNAYWCNSHALHTIFTAIIVLLGIANMQMLFFKSKNATPGAGDNLIASAITVVLAKFFGNYRPEYTRLIFVSFDGEECGLKGSKAFAHEYREHIGSMPTYHFNIDSLYKPELIKFLTSDVNGFVPLSKEFASQCVAIAHGIGYPANIFAMYPGTGATDAAPLAQDAIATTLIALPTEVEKQESVYHTTNDTVENIHPDVVKATIEIVYSVIHYLDKEIKGCSIVANKNQ, encoded by the coding sequence ATGAACAAGAAAACTCTTAACTCTCTTACACGATATGCATTTACCATTGTTAAAACAATCATTACCACTATTGGTCCACGCCCATCCTGCTCGGATGAATCACACGTAACAGCACGCATATTTGAAATACTGTACAGAGCGTATTGCCACCGGTCACAGCTTCAATCATTTACCACCCATCCTGCTGCTTTTTTAGGATTTTTAACGCTGGTGCCATGGATATACAATGCTTCGGTTATATGTTTAATACTGCACTGGTATGGTATAGCAGCACTTGGATTCACTGTTGCAAATATCATTGCATCGCATCAATTTATTTTTTACAAAGGCACCTTTGATTTTATGTACCCATCAAAAAAAGGTTACAATGCTATAGGCATTATTAATCCTAAAAAAGAAGTACGCCAGCAGATCATCATTAGCGGTCATCACGACAGTGCATACGAATTTACGTTTATGCGCACCACACCACGTTTGTATCGCATACGTGTTGCATCAATTATTCTTTCCATGGTACTATCGCTTGTTATTGGATGGTTAATTGTTGTTAATGCGTACTGGTGTAATTCACATGCTTTGCACACTATCTTTACGGCAATAATTGTGCTGCTTGGTATTGCTAACATGCAGATGCTTTTTTTCAAAAGCAAAAACGCTACACCGGGTGCCGGCGATAATTTAATTGCAAGTGCCATTACCGTAGTACTGGCTAAATTTTTCGGTAACTATCGCCCGGAATATACCCGTTTAATCTTTGTAAGCTTTGATGGCGAAGAATGCGGCCTTAAAGGCTCAAAAGCTTTTGCACATGAATACCGCGAGCATATTGGCAGCATGCCAACATATCATTTTAATATAGACAGTTTGTATAAACCAGAACTTATCAAATTTTTGACCAGCGATGTGAATGGGTTTGTGCCACTTTCAAAAGAATTTGCTTCACAATGTGTGGCAATAGCGCACGGTATAGGTTATCCTGCAAACATATTTGCCATGTATCCGGGAACAGGTGCCACTGATGCTGCACCGCTGGCACAGGATGCTATTGCAACAACACTAATAGCACTTCCCACTGAAGTTGAAAAGCAGGAAAGTGTGTATCACACCACCAATGATACAGTAGAAAACATACATCCCGATGTTGTGAAAGCAACCATAGAAATAGTTTATAGTGTTATTCACTACCTTGATAAAGAAATAAAAGGCTGTTCAATAGTTGCAAATAAAAATCAATGA
- a CDS encoding DsrE family protein, which produces MSSKQITYIVTHADDDPEMASIPFVLANTAVAMDVTPVIILQGKAVMLAMKGYAEHIHFEGFNPLMDMIKSYIEAGNKLLVCTPCMNKRKIKVEDLIEGAEAIGGAKVNEIVLESDAVLTY; this is translated from the coding sequence ATGAGCAGTAAACAGATTACGTATATTGTCACTCATGCTGATGATGATCCCGAAATGGCTTCCATTCCGTTTGTTCTTGCAAATACCGCCGTGGCTATGGATGTAACTCCAGTTATTATTTTGCAGGGGAAAGCGGTCATGCTTGCAATGAAAGGTTACGCTGAGCACATCCATTTTGAAGGATTTAATCCGCTTATGGATATGATCAAATCATATATCGAAGCAGGCAACAAACTTCTTGTTTGCACACCGTGTATGAATAAAAGAAAAATTAAAGTTGAAGATTTAATTGAAGGAGCTGAAGCTATAGGTGGCGCAAAAGTAAATGAGATTGTCCTTGAAAGTGATGCAGTATTAACCTACTGA
- a CDS encoding glycerophosphodiester phosphodiesterase: MKKPFFEKPARIFAHRGYSKEYPENTALAFEKAIELGADVIETDAHLTRDGHVVIVHDQELSHITNGKGKVSELTLQEIKQFDAAYHFTLDGESYPYRGNSITIMTLEEMLEAFPGQRFNVDLKDNTIVLAEKFCDIVLRHKSEHRVLGASQYGKNLQYVRKRIPTMATSFGLWGVLGFYFLFRSGLLGLFKNFPGDALQIPEYIGPSHLANGALIRMAHDRGIQVDVWTVNREQDMRRLLDVDVDGIVTDDVPLLQKVLQDYPLQ, translated from the coding sequence ATGAAAAAACCATTTTTTGAAAAACCAGCCCGTATCTTTGCTCATCGTGGATATTCAAAAGAATATCCAGAAAACACTGCACTTGCGTTTGAAAAAGCAATTGAGTTAGGAGCAGATGTCATTGAAACTGATGCGCATCTTACCAGGGATGGACATGTGGTGATAGTTCATGACCAGGAACTATCGCACATAACAAATGGAAAGGGGAAAGTAAGTGAGCTTACTTTACAAGAAATAAAACAATTTGATGCGGCATATCATTTTACCCTGGATGGGGAAAGTTATCCCTACCGTGGCAACAGCATTACTATTATGACACTGGAAGAGATGCTGGAGGCTTTTCCTGGTCAGCGCTTCAATGTTGACCTGAAGGATAATACCATAGTGCTGGCAGAAAAATTTTGTGATATTGTACTGCGTCACAAGTCTGAACACAGAGTTTTGGGCGCATCCCAGTATGGAAAAAATTTACAGTATGTACGGAAAAGAATCCCAACTATGGCAACATCGTTTGGGCTGTGGGGTGTACTGGGGTTTTATTTTTTATTCAGATCAGGACTTCTGGGGCTTTTTAAAAATTTTCCTGGTGATGCACTGCAGATACCGGAATACATTGGGCCTTCGCACCTGGCAAATGGTGCACTGATACGTATGGCACATGATAGAGGCATACAGGTTGATGTGTGGACAGTAAATAGAGAGCAGGATATGCGTCGCCTTCTTGATGTTGATGTTGATGGGATAGTAACCGATGATGTACCACTGCTACAGAAAGTACTTCAGGATTATCCGTTGCAGTAG